Below is a window of Camelina sativa cultivar DH55 chromosome 11, Cs, whole genome shotgun sequence DNA.
GAAACTGTCTTTTATGGTTCAAGGAACAGTATCGTGGCTGAGGTAATCAACTCTCAAATTGTTTCTTTGGtcttaatttcatattttattgatatatcATCAACTAAACTTGCTTAATGTCGCAGGTAGCTCCAATGGAAGGTATGGCTCTCTTTCACATCCATGGAGACAAGTGCATGTTGCACGAAGGAAGGAATGTCTCCAAAGGCGTCAAGTATGTGTTCCGTTCTGATGTTGTTTTTGCATGAACACTGATTCATCTTCTCTGTATTTGGTGTTTCTCACATTAGTTACTTTCATACAACATTATGAGCCATCGATTAAGCTTTTGTGTAGAACACTATTTTACCTGAATCAAGCTCATGGTTTCCGCTGGTTCAGCGTTTATAAGAAGCCGCCATGAGTCTATGACTCCTTTTTCCATATTTGTTTGATGTTAAGTGACTTAAACTTGTTGACCAGTATGTGAAAATGCTGATTAATATAAAGGTAAGTTCACTGAAGCAGaacaaatttacttttaaaagtatACTCTGCAACTCGTAGAGAATTAGAAGGTTTAAAAGCCGATCCATAAACTGGCCGGTCTACATTATTAGAAGATcaagtatatataaatgaagtcaaatttgaagaaaagaaaaccctcATTTGGTTGCTTGTTAAGGTTATGCTTTTAGTTGATAAAACGGGGGTTAACTCTCACTTGTCCAGTCTCCTTGACTCCAATGTTTCCAAGTTTCACCATGGAAGCTGCAAACTCTCTGAAGAAAGCTTTTTGGTCTTGAGCATACTTCTCAACGATTTTCTTAGTCCGGGAATCGCCAAGAAGCGTCTGATCAGACACAAACACTCCTTTCCCAGACAAAATCTGCTTGTAGTAAACATTATCGAAAACCGAGGCTGTAGAGTCCAAGAACGTCCCTGCGTTCTTGTCTCGGTTAGTTGATCTTGGGCACTTCTTTTTCAAGGTTTGTGCAAACGCATAGTTCATGGAAGGATCAATATCGTGGAATTTGCTGAAGTTTTGAAGACGGGGCTCGAAAGAAGAACAGTGAGAGAACCCTATAGTGTGGCCACCTGAGAGCGTAACCATGTCTTTCACCGACAATCCTCTTGCTGCAAAGCTTTGGATCAGTTGTGAAACATTGAACGTTGGTGGTGGGAGATTTGTACTCTCGCTGGCTAGCGAAACTGTTCCGTCTTTTCGCCCTTTTAGTACGCTCCAGTAAGGACCACCAGACTAAAATAATGAGATATATGACAAGTGGCATGGACAAGTaaatcaaaccgaaccaaaatgtTTAAACTGTAAATGAAACTACAGAAATGAAGCGAAAAAGAAATGTTAATTAACTGGATGAATAGACAATATATAGAAGGACTCACCAGTGTGACCACATCTCTGGCCGCAATGGCGATTACATCGGCACAAGACACAGTACGAGGACAAGCCTTTTCGAGCTTTTTCTTAGCATCTTCGATCACGTAAAATGACCGTACCGAGATGTTTGGAGGACCATCCTTCTCAGCTTGGTTTGACACTACCGAGTCTAGTAGAATAGACGCATCACATCCCTACAACAACCCAACCAAATAATTTACACAAAACTCAACTTCATATAACTGGATCAATTATCAAAGATTGAAGTTAGAAGACCAAGATGCATACCCTGATGAAACAGTCGTGGAAGAACATTCTTAGGAGACGAGCAGGCACTTTGGGATCATACAAAGAAGCATTCCTAACAGTGTCCAGTATGATTTTTTCAGCAGCGGGGCACGATTGATCATAGTAATGAGCATTAAGAGCACCTTCTGAAGGCTTAACTATcgcaaaaacaacaaagatgaTAGCGAATATGAGTCCTTTCGAGAGTGCCATtttatgttttcgtgttttggGACTCACAAAGCACTCTTATgttgttgtttatgttgtttgaggatttgatgaagaagaagaagcgggaTACTTTTGGTTTATATAAGGAGAGGATATGAGAGGCTAATATTCTAGAAAATGTATATGTGTATAACACATGCTTTAAAGTTACTCAAATTATTTGAAACAAACATGCATATATTCCGGTGTTCAAATTCTTTTCTCCTTAATATATAATCGTACTTTGAGTCGAAGCATATACTTTGGTGAAACTTAGAATATGTACAGCCGTGCTGGATAGAATCTGTTTTTTGGTAAACCATAATAAAAAAGTGTATACATTTTGAGCATGAATATATCTAAactattatacatatatttgacCATGAATATCTAATCTATTATACATCTGACCATGAACATACCTAACGGTAAAATCTTCTCTTTCTATTAtagtaaatttttgttttgtaacaaactgaaatttttttttatttaaatccCGTTTAAATAGAATCCGGATGCGGATGATGATGCCATATTAGGAAAGGTAACGGTTAAGAACATGGATGGTACAAAATAAACCGTATGACAAGGTGGTTGTTGGGTTAAACTTAAGTTTAAATATGAGTAATATAGACTAAAAAATCAGATGTAAAATGGTGGCATAATGTTGTGTGTGTCGTCGTGTGTGTGGATATAGAGTAAGAttaagaaagaacaaagaagaaaattaaacgAGAAGATGGTCAATAAAGGGGTTAGCTACTGTTGAGTTATGCCTATCAGTGTTTGGTTTCAATATGCCTTGGCTTAGCAGTACGGTTGGTGAAAGGATTTGTAGTACTACTATCTTATTTTCTgcatctttttgcttttttttcttctcacgTGTACGGCACTGTTTAGTGTTTGCATTGTAGTTACGGGAATTATCATAAATATTCTTatgaaaatttcaatttttaaacgagaaaaatacattaaaattgGATTTGCGTACAACCGAAGAGGACTACGTGCTTGGGATACGCACCACGGACCACGGACCATACGGTTgacaacaaagaaataaaacaaataccACATTTATACTAATACCTAAAACTACATTTCTTGATACCACATTTATAATAGCAATGGCATCCACACATTGTTTATCCTTCTGTTAACATGAGCATTCTAAACACCTGTATTATTTATACAGCCATTAATATTGATCATATATGTTCAATACACAACCTCGTAAAGAAAAGGAGTACAATCCCAAAATAACTCATACACTTACACTGTAAGAATCAGATCACAAACTGGACTTGATCATGTAGGATGATCTTAAATCTTAATGCTAGATTTTCCTGGATCATGCAAATGCTAAACCTTAGGTAATGTCAAATGTGTGTCCAGTGTCCGGAAGGTATCCATTTTGATTTTCTGTTTTCCAAAAAGTTAGGAAAATCTAAAATTTGTagttttaaaatccaaaaacccaaTTCTGTGagttttctaatattttcttatgttttgttatttataattcTTTTCGGTTGAAATTTGTGAGTCCTTAGTCTTTTTATTAAGTAGAATTAATCtttacattaataattttaagcACActtaacttaaaattaaaatagaaaacaaaaaattggttttagAAATATAGGTAAATAACCAAAAGGTAAACAAGGTACCGTTCAAGTAAAATTTAAGGTAAACAAAACCccattaatcaaaaataaaagcttAAGCATAAAATAAACCCCCATTACAAGCTAAAATTTAAGTTCATCACACTTAAATTTGTCTCCGTATTAAATTACGTGTAGGCTATGGTTTCGAAATACAGTAGAACatgtataaattaatactcgttgaattaataatctctataaattaataaaaattttcgGTCCCAAATCGAACCAGTATAATTTTGGACACAAtacgataatataataagataataactttttgaaaaacatttgtaaatatatggtcccatcaataatataaattaataattataatattatcaaaatatatgtatgtatatatatatacattaatttttgttatagcttatttctaaatatttttactatatcaaaagttttagttttctacttcaaaacatgataattgttatttttcttgtaaatgattctataaaaatattatttataacaattaaatctaattttaaaatatttttatgtaaaaatttactaatttagGAAATTCTCTCCATCAATTaataattcgataaaataaaacatctataaattaatagattttcagggtcccaatattattaatttatagaaggtTTACGGTAGAACTTAAAACAAACATAGTTATTGGTTGGCTTGTAATAAGATTTTCCAAAAAGAAtagtataaatttgtttttgtctttgtgaGTTTGTTTGGTAATATGCATATTTCTAACCAAGTTGTGATGAATTAGTGACTTCCGTTTAAGCTGTGGAGTCTCCTTATCAAGAATCGATTTCCATGTCTTAGGAAAACCATCTACATTTTGCAATTTGAGTGTaactatttaatataatataagaaaatccACATTTTTATAGAccttaaaaattagtttaacttTCTGCCTAAATTTTCccatattttgaaatattatatctTACGAGTTACGTCTATGAGCTATCCAATTAGTTTAAATATTGAATTGTGTGCAGACACTATCTTAATAATTGGAGTTTGTATCAATTAGCAACTACAAACCACACAAATGGATGAGACGAACTTTGTGGACGATTTCTACATATTTCTATAAACTTGGAATCAATATTTACTTGGCTTGTATTTCCACTACGGACATTCTTTTCTTCCTCATGCGGTTACAGAAACATTGAGACACATGATTGTTGACGGCCGGCAATTTCAACATTTGCCAGTTCGACACCATTACCACTAGTCTACCACACAGTTTGACGTAGCATTACTACTACATGTATGGTTGAGAATTTATAGCATTTATGGTATATGTACGGATACTCATCAGCCAATGGAGACAAAttcttgttatttattttgtatggtTGAGAAATCACAACATTAACTCAAGACAACAAGAACGGTTACTCGATATTTTAAACAAACTTCTTTATATTTAGTTCAATTCCTACCTACTCTATGTAATCTCTTCTTCAAATATTTAACTTAGGTGATTGCTAGTAAAAAAAATGACACTAAATAAAAATCAGCCAAGTAACAACTTAAGTTATTGCCCAAAGCTCAACAGCAAATCACAAAAGATCTGAGAGATGGAGGAAAAACTCAAGAGCTTGATCAAAGTCTTGGTTTTTACAATCATCTCCATATCTTATTGTTACTATTTGCCACCTAGAATTAAATCAGGACTTCCTCGATTCCTCTCTGTTTCCCCCATCattgctttgtttcttgttcttcctctgtttttctccaCTGTGCATCTCTCTTTCATCACAGCATTTTTCCTCACATGGCTCGCAAATTTCAAACTCATCCTCTTCTCCTTTGACAAAGGTCCTCTAGTCCCAGTTCCCGCAAACCTCTCTCGATTCCGCAAACTTCTCTCGGTCCCGCAAACTTCTTGGCGAATCTTAGGGTTTTCGGACAAAAGCCAGAAGAACCAAGTGAGAGCAGAGGCAGTGCTATCTCTCCCAGCTAGAAGTAGAGCTAAGACATTGTCTCTGAGGAATTTATCATTGATAGGATCCAAGAGCTGGTACTTAGTTGTATCAAGCTTTATGTGCGATGTCAAAAGATCTTCACTTTCTCCACTAAAATTATCATTATTACTCCCTTGTGATCTTTTTATCTCTTCTCTCCTGGCTGATATGTATTTTGCACACACTCTATCAAAAATGGCACCAGCTtctgtcatcttcttctctatccCAACTCCGATCCAGTTTTGTAGCTTCCACAAGAATCTAGGTTTAACATGCCTATACTTTATCCCGTCTACTATATCGTCTAGAGCTTTAGCGGACTCAACCTCTGGCATTTCAATGGAGAGAGATCTAGGATCATCACACCCGGTTACTGTAACTAGAGTTATATCAAACGTGAACCTCCTGAACACTTCTTGTAAATCTACGGTTGTGCCATCTTTAACGATATGATTAAAAAATGGAACAAGCCCGTCCTTGAGTTTACCTCTCATGGTACACATTGACAACCTTTGAAATCCTTGATGGTTGATCATGACATGAGTAGCTTTCCTCAGATTCTTCCATGCCACCGAGTCCTTTGTGAGTAAAGCATATACGAAGGCATCAAAGACTTCTTTGAAGTCGGAACCTTTAACAAAGTTGGAGAAGTTTGAGTTTACTATGTAGTGAATATTAGCTGGATCAGCTGTGAGCAGCATATCCATTCCGGCGAACCACGGTCCcttgaataaaatttttaactcAGTGCTATCAAGAAGCTCCACGGTGAACTCATAGACACGGTGGAGCACCAAGACAAGACCCGGAATCATCCCAACAACCGGCCAGCTAATTATAAAGAACCGGTAAAGATGTTTCTTGAAGAGGAAGCAATGGAGGATGAGAAAGCAAATGATGGCTATGGAAACTCCAATTAAGCTTATTGAATCCATATGAGAAAGGAAGGTTGATAAACAAAGATGAATCAATGTTGTGATGATGTCTTTGCGTGAAGAGGAAACAAAGATAATTTATAGACAAACTAGAAATATGATATGTTTGTTACAGCTATGAGTTatccaattattttaaaatattgaattgCGTGCAAAGCAGTCAGGCACTATCATCATAATAAGTGCAGTTTTGTACCAATTAGCAATTACTAACCACAAATGGATGAGACGAAACTTTTAAAGATCACTGGTAGCGTCTCAGTCAGTCACTGCAATTTAGGAGAAGAGATAGGCTCAACCTTATCCGAAAGATTCTGAGGTTTAATTACATATGCtataaattagaaaagaacaacaaaaacagacacagagttatttttaaaagtgtatACACAGATTTGTAATAAGATAAAATGcaagatttatcttttattaaGTATATACATTGGGAAGTAGAGTAGAATGATGGTAGAGATGGTACATGTTTGTGTGCCACAAACCATTAATAGAAACCTAGAATTAAATGGTTTGCTTAGATCTTTATATAATCTctcattttcaaatttattcttTATTCAATTCAATTCCCACCTACTATGTGTAATAGTTAACTTAGGTGATCATTGCTAATAAAAGACATTAAAAAACCAGCTCGGTTACTGTCCAAAACTTAagcaacaaacacacaaacgaTCTGAGAGATGGAAGAAGAACTCAAGAGCTTGATCAAGGTCTTGGTTTTTATAACTTCCATATCTTAATGTTAATATTGCTCGGATCCTCTCTGTTCTCCCCAtcctcttgttcttcctctgtttttctccaCTGTGCATCTCTCTTTCACCACAGCATTGTTCCTCACATGGCATGCAAATTTCAAACTCATCCTTTTCTCCTTTGATAAAGCGCCTCTAATCGCAGTTCCCGCAAATCTCTACCGGTTCCTCTGCTTTACTTGCCTCCCAATCAAATATCccaacaaaacccaaaacctcACACTCATTTGACCATATTGGCTTTTCtccttttatgtttatttagtcTCTTATGTCAATTCATTACTTTTGTTGGAATCTTAAAAATATGATAGGACAGTCTCATATCATTCATTAATCATTACCAAAATGTTTTGATGGAAATATAAAAGATTGAATTGTTCTTCCCAAATCTTTTACACATCTTTTTCCTAAATCAGAGATTAAACTGACCTataaaaaacaagaactaaCAGTTAAGTTTCCCTAAGTCTTGTTGTGACATGACGATGATGGAGACGAGTTCCCTGAGCCACCCAAAAACTGAAGCTCTTTCTTATCATAAATCTCCAACGAAAAATCCCTCAGCGATTGCGCTGCACCGCCTTCTCCACCGCTAGTTTCCATCTGTGGTACAGCGGCGGGAGAAGCGTCTGAGACGTAGCTAGACACAGGTATAGTACCAAGGTTCAGAAACGGTGCTGTAGCAACGGTAGGAATAGCCCACATTTGGCCCATTTGATTCGGATCACCAGTAACAAACGCAGTACCCATACCCATACCCATAGGCCAAAACGGCACTAAACCCTGCGTATTAACGTTCATGATATTAACACCGTAATTTGACGCCGTGATCGGAGCTAAACCAGAAGTAACGGAGCTATGACAGCTGTCGTGTTCGTTAACGTCGACGAAGTTGCTCGTACAGTTTCTCTTCCTCCGTTTCATTAGGTCACCGTCACCGTCACCGTCATTTGGAGAGGTCGTAGGAATTTTCAAAGTCCCGTTAACCGAAACAGCAATAGCCGGTACAGTACCGGTTCCGGTAGCTTCAATTATCGCCGGTTCAGCTCGTTCCAATAACCACCGTATGGTTTCACCTTCTGATTTGTGACCGAGCTCACGGGTCAACTGAAAGACCCGAGCAGCGCAACCCGCAGGCATTCGGATCCTCCGACCTCGTCCTTCTACTTTCGTGTGACGGTCTTTCGTCggtaatctcttcttcttcggagcCGGTTCGAGCGAGTTAgacatcatcatcgtcgtcgacGGCTGCAAAAACCCGACTTGTTCTTTCTTCATGAGTAAACCCGGGTTGGTATTCGGATCCGGGTCAAAAAGATTGGTCATTGTTACTACTTGGTCAACATTTTCGTCAATCTCTCGTATCGCTTTGCCTTCTCGATTCGACTCCATTTACCTCCAAAATTAgccaaagatttgattttttttttctctgtaaagaagagaaatttaagtcaaatttgttttttttacaggaAAAATGTTATCTTTCAATTTGACAGATGaacaaaaccttaaaaagtttgaattttttaggCAAATTAAAGAACAGTGAcaaaaaaaagggggaaaaagcaaacgaaaaaaaaagtgaggaaaccctaaaaaggtataaaaatcaaaaagttcACAGCTCACCTTATCCTCTCCAAGAACCCTACAAAAATGGAAGAAGGGCCCCTCAAAGATCATCGTTTAATTCTTATATACTCCCATATCAAATCAACGGTGTAGATCACATCTTAGCTACTGAACCAATATGGGCTTACTAATGGGCCCTGGGCCCTGGCCTTCGACcacatcactctctctctctccctctgaCCAGAACCGAACTACTGAAATGTGTTTAACCTTTTTATTGATAGTTGAACCGGTTTGTTtattaaccaacccaaaccgAACTGGACAAGACCGAGCCGAGACTAGACAATTTCACGGTTCTTGTGTTCATAAACATGAACACCACATCTCACACTCTCTTTATCTACAAACTCTGAATCCAAAAACCGAGCAACAAATATCCAAAGCTTATAAACATCTTCGAAATTCGCAAGAAACCCTAACGCGGCAGTGAGAACAGAGATCCCCTGTTCGTCAGcgtctctgtttcttctcttctctttcactcCTTCGTAGTCTTCTTCGAACATGATGTTCTTCAAGAAACCTTTTCCGAGTGAGATATTGCTGCAATCGGCTAGCTTCTGCACGATGAACGGTTCTATTTTTTCTCCCTTTTGGTTGAATAGATTGAACGCTACCGCTGGTCCTCGATTGAAATTAACTTTTGGACCGTAAATTTTAACGAGACGACTAGTTGTCGAATGTTTGAGTTTGTAGAGAGCACTTACCAACCAGTTGATCAAGCATCTTGATCTGTTCCCTGTTGCTACTAACCCTAGTGAGTCCACATGATCTAAGCCTTTGTATTCAACACTAGAACTAAAGCTATATGCTTCTTCAGATTCTGTTTCTGTCCGGTTGATTTCCAATGCGTGTAGTGAGATAGGATTGTCGGTAGGTACGAGGTTAACCATACCTGAGCTAGTGGAAGATTCAAGAATCGGAATGGTGGATTTCTTGACAAACAAGCAACCGAATCCGGAAGGGTTTTCTCCAAACANNNNNNNNNNNNNNNNNNNNNNNNNNNNNNNNNNNNNNNNNNNNNNNNNNNNNNNNNNNNNNNNNNNNNNNNNNNNNNNNNNNNNNNNNNNNNNNNNNNNNNNNNNNNNNNNNNNNNNNNNNNNNNNNNNNNNNNNNNNNNNNNNNNNNNNNNNNNNNNNNNNNNNNNNNNNNNNNNNNNNNNNNNNNNNNNNNNNNNNNNNNNNNNNNNNNNNNNNNNNNNNNNNNNNNNNNNNNNNNNNNNNNNNNNNNNNNNNNNNNNNNNNNNNNNNNNNNNNNNNNNNNNNNNNNNNNNNNNNNNNNNNNNNNNNNNNNNNNNNNNNNNNNNNNNNNNNNNNNNNNNNNNNNNNNNNNNNNNNNNNNNNNNNNNNNNNNNNNNNNNNNNNNNNNNNNNNNNNNNNNNNNNNNNNNNNNNNNNNNNNNNNNNNNNNNNNNNNNNNNNNNNNNNNNNNNNNNNNNNNNNNNNNNNNNNNNNNNNNNNNNNNNNNNNNNNNNNNNNNNNNNNNNNNNNNNNNNNNNNNNNNNNNNNNNNNNNNNNNNNNNNNNNNNNNNNNNNNNNNNNNNNNNNNNNNNNNNNNNNNNNNNNNNNNNNNNNNNNNNNNNNNNNNNNNNNNNNNNNNNNNNNNNNNNNNNNNNNNNNNNNNNNNNNNNNNNNNNNNNNNNNNNNNNNNNNNNNNNNNNNNNNNNNNNNNNNNNNNNNNNNNNNNNNNNNNNNNNNNNNNNNNNNNNNNNNNNNNNNNNNNNNNNNNNNNNNNNNNNNNNNNNNNNNNNNNNNNNNNNNNNNNNNNNNNNNNNNNNNNNNNNNNNNNNNNNNNNNNNNNNNNNNNNNNNNNNNNNNNNNNNNNNNNNNNNNNNNNNNNNNNNNNNNNNNNNNNNNNNNNNNNNNNNNNNNNNNNNNNNNNNNNNNNNNNNNNNNNNNNNNNNNNNNNNNNNNNNNNNNNNNNNNNNNNNNNNNNNNNNNNNNNNNNNNNNNNNNNNNNNNNNNNNNNNNNNNNNNNNNNNNNNNNNNNNNNNNNNNNNNNNNNNNNNNNNNNNNNNNNNNNNNNNNNNNNNNNNNNNNNNNNNNNNNNNNNNNNNNNNNNNNNNNNNNNNNNNNNNNNNNNNNNNNNNNNNNNNNNNNNNNNNNNNNNNNNNNNNNNNNNNNNNNNNNNNNNNNNNNNNNNNNNNNNNNNNNNNNNNNNNNNNNNNNNNN
It encodes the following:
- the LOC104725697 gene encoding peroxidase 66, with the protein product MALSKGLIFAIIFVVFAIVKPSEGALNAHYYDQSCPAAEKIILDTVRNASLYDPKVPARLLRMFFHDCFIRGCDASILLDSVVSNQAEKDGPPNISVRSFYVIEDAKKKLEKACPRTVSCADVIAIAARDVVTLSGGPYWSVLKGRKDGTVSLASESTNLPPPTFNVSQLIQSFAARGLSVKDMVTLSGGHTIGFSHCSSFEPRLQNFSKFHDIDPSMNYAFAQTLKKKCPRSTNRDKNAGTFLDSTASVFDNVYYKQILSGKGVFVSDQTLLGDSRTKKIVEKYAQDQKAFFREFAASMVKLGNIGVKETGQVRVNPRFIN
- the LOC104725698 gene encoding alkane hydroxylase MAH1-like translates to MDSISLIGVSIAIICFLILHCFLFKKHLYRFFIISWPVVGMIPGLVLVLHRVYEFTVELLDSTELKILFKGPWFAGMDMLLTADPANIHYIVNSNFSNFVKGSDFKEVFDAFVYALLTKDSVAWKNLRKATHVMINHQGFQRLSMCTMRGKLKDGLVPFFNHIVKDGTTVDLQEVFRRFTFDITLVTVTGCDDPRSLSIEMPEVESAKALDDIVDGIKYRHVKPRFLWKLQNWIGVGIEKKMTEAGAIFDRVCAKYISARREEIKRSQGSNNDNFSGESEDLLTSHIKLDTTKYQLLDPINDKFLRDNVLALLLAGRDSTASALTWFFWLLSENPKIRQEVCGTERSLRNRERFAGTGTRGPLSKEKRMSLKFASHVRKNAVMKERCTVEKNRGRTRNKAMMGETERNRGSPDLILGGK
- the LOC104725700 gene encoding transcription factor TCP19-like, which produces MESNREGKAIREIDENVDQVVTMTNLFDPDPNTNPGLLMKKEQVGFLQPSTTMMMSNSLEPAPKKKRLPTKDRHTKVEGRGRRIRMPAGCAARVFQLTRELGHKSEGETIRWLLERAEPAIIEATGTGTVPAIAVSVNGTLKIPTTSPNDGDGDGDLMKRRKRNCTSNFVDVNEHDSCHSSVTSGLAPITASNYGVNIMNVNTQGLVPFWPMGMGMGTAFVTGDPNQMGQMWAIPTVATAPFLNLGTIPVSSYVSDASPAAVPQMETSGGEGGAAQSLRDFSLEIYDKKELQFLGGSGNSSPSSSCHNKT
- the LOC104728810 gene encoding uncharacterized protein LOC104728810, whose protein sequence is MGFLKISEEDYSMVYTANRTSAFRLVAESYPFNSKRKLLTVYDYESEAVNEINRVSEKRGAKVAVAEFSWPRLKICSSKLRKMVTAGKNGSKKKKKGIFVFPLHSRVTGSRYPYLWMSVAQENGWHVMIDACGLGPKDMDSFGLSIYNPDFMKSTIPILESSTSSGMVNLVPTDNPISLHALEINRTETESEEAYSFSSSVEYKGLDHVDSLGLVATGNRSRCLINWLVSALYKLKHSTTSRLVKIYGPKVNFNRGPAVAFNLFNQKGEKIEPFIVQKLADCSNISLGKGFLKNIMFEEDYEGVKEKRRNRDADEQGISVLTAALGFLANFEDVYKLWIFVARFLDSEFVDKESVRCGVHVYEHKNREIV